From Romeriopsis navalis LEGE 11480, the proteins below share one genomic window:
- the rsgA gene encoding small ribosomal subunit biogenesis GTPase RsgA — MSSDLPSTTPPDGKLTGTVVAVQANYYFVQLDTTSAASANLPPALHQPQQLLCTRRTRLKKIGQKVMVGDQVVVDQPDWQGKRGAISQVLPRSSQLDRPPIANANQILLVFAIEEPTLDPHQLTRFLVKAESTGLQICLCLSKCDLIDAAAQAAWHDRLKPWGYDPVFISTYHGIGLEQLKQQLRRGMTIVSGPSGVGKSSLINQLIPAADLRVSEVSGKLGRGRHTTRHVELFELADGGLLADTPGFNQPDLDCSPEALTQYFPEIAQRLQTGNCQFNNCRHHAEPGCVVQGEWERYPLYVQFLTEAIERQQQQQQQADPDAIMKRKVRGKDQVTYEPRLNRHKYRQESRRSTKQSVQVMKGRVEDFLDHSDQAPDEEA, encoded by the coding sequence ATGAGTTCTGACTTGCCGAGCACAACGCCCCCCGACGGGAAACTGACGGGGACTGTTGTCGCCGTGCAAGCCAATTATTATTTTGTGCAACTTGACACAACCAGCGCGGCCTCGGCTAATTTGCCACCGGCGTTACATCAGCCGCAGCAGCTCCTCTGTACCCGCCGGACCCGACTGAAAAAGATTGGCCAAAAGGTTATGGTTGGCGACCAAGTTGTGGTTGATCAACCCGACTGGCAAGGGAAACGCGGGGCAATTTCCCAGGTCTTGCCCCGCTCATCCCAGCTCGACCGACCGCCGATCGCCAATGCCAATCAGATTTTGCTGGTCTTCGCTATTGAAGAACCCACCCTCGACCCCCACCAACTAACACGGTTCTTAGTCAAAGCCGAATCGACCGGGTTGCAGATTTGTTTATGCCTGAGTAAGTGCGATCTGATTGATGCTGCTGCCCAAGCGGCCTGGCACGATCGCCTCAAGCCCTGGGGTTATGATCCAGTTTTTATCAGTACCTATCACGGCATCGGATTGGAACAGCTAAAGCAGCAGTTACGCCGCGGCATGACGATCGTCTCAGGACCATCGGGGGTTGGAAAATCAAGTTTGATTAATCAACTGATTCCCGCAGCGGATCTGCGAGTTTCAGAAGTTTCGGGCAAGCTCGGACGGGGACGCCACACCACACGCCATGTGGAATTATTTGAACTCGCGGATGGGGGCTTGCTGGCGGATACACCAGGATTCAACCAACCCGATCTCGACTGTAGCCCCGAAGCCTTGACTCAATACTTTCCCGAAATTGCCCAGCGATTGCAAACTGGCAATTGCCAATTTAATAACTGTCGCCATCATGCCGAGCCGGGTTGTGTGGTGCAGGGGGAGTGGGAGCGTTACCCGCTCTACGTGCAATTTTTGACTGAAGCGATCGAACGTCAGCAACAGCAGCAACAACAAGCTGACCCCGACGCCATAATGAAGCGAAAAGTCCGCGGCAAAGACCAAGTCACCTACGAACCACGCCTCAACCGCCATAAATATCGCCAGGAGTCGCGCCGATCGACCAAACAATCGGTGCAAGTGATGAAAGGGCGCGTGGAGGATTTTCTCGATCACAGCGACCAAGCGCCCGACGAAG
- a CDS encoding sulfurtransferase TusA family protein, which yields MTTAANSPDVSLDLRGTPCPINFVRTKLKLEQMTAGQLLEVWLDAGEPIEQVPDSLRMEGYEIEQIDQRADFFALQVRRSV from the coding sequence ATGACGACGGCAGCAAATTCTCCTGATGTCTCCTTGGATTTGCGGGGTACCCCCTGCCCGATTAACTTTGTGCGGACCAAGCTGAAGTTAGAACAGATGACGGCGGGTCAACTCCTCGAAGTCTGGCTTGACGCGGGGGAACCGATCGAACAAGTGCCCGACAGTCTGCGTATGGAAGGGTATGAGATCGAGCAAATTGATCAGCGTGCTGACTTCTTCGCACTGCAGGTGCGGCGCAGCGTATGA
- the dnaJ gene encoding molecular chaperone DnaJ yields MADFYETLGVARDADKEELKRAYRRMARKYHPDVNKEPGAEDTFKQINKAYEVLSEPETRARYDRFGEAGVSGAGMGGPGAGYGDMGDMGGFADIFESFFGGFGGQPGAGGGGGRRRSGPVRGDDLRLDLKLDFRDAVFGGEKEIRISHLEHCGTCDGSGAKPGTKPRTCSTCSGSGQVRRATRTPFGSFTQVSVCPTCNGNGQMIEDKCEVCNGSGQRQENKKLKITIPAGVDNGTRLRVSGEGDAGQRSGPAGDLYVFLFVNDDSEFERDGINILSDVKISYLQAILGSKFEVETVDGKEVVSIPAGTQPGTVLTLEGKGVPRLGNPVARGNQLLTIDIDIPKSISSEERELLEKLAAIRGDKIGKGGIEGFLGKVFGS; encoded by the coding sequence ATGGCTGATTTTTACGAGACTCTGGGCGTTGCCCGAGACGCGGATAAAGAAGAACTCAAGCGGGCTTACCGTCGTATGGCGCGTAAGTATCATCCGGATGTCAATAAAGAACCCGGGGCCGAGGACACATTTAAGCAAATCAATAAAGCCTACGAAGTTTTATCAGAGCCGGAAACCCGAGCGCGCTACGATCGCTTTGGTGAAGCTGGTGTCAGCGGTGCCGGCATGGGTGGCCCCGGTGCGGGCTATGGCGACATGGGTGACATGGGCGGCTTTGCTGACATTTTTGAAAGCTTCTTTGGCGGTTTTGGGGGACAACCCGGCGCCGGTGGGGGCGGCGGCCGCCGCCGCAGTGGGCCGGTACGCGGGGATGATTTGCGGCTCGATCTCAAGCTGGACTTTCGCGATGCGGTGTTTGGGGGTGAAAAAGAAATTCGGATTAGCCACTTAGAACATTGCGGCACGTGCGATGGATCAGGGGCTAAACCCGGAACAAAACCCCGGACATGCTCCACCTGTAGCGGTTCTGGTCAAGTCCGCCGGGCGACGCGCACCCCCTTTGGCAGCTTTACACAAGTCTCGGTCTGCCCCACCTGTAATGGCAATGGCCAGATGATTGAAGACAAATGCGAAGTTTGTAATGGCAGTGGCCAACGCCAAGAAAACAAAAAGCTCAAGATTACGATTCCGGCGGGTGTGGACAATGGCACGCGTCTCCGGGTTTCGGGGGAAGGGGATGCCGGTCAGCGTAGCGGCCCAGCCGGGGATCTCTACGTCTTCCTGTTCGTCAACGACGACAGTGAGTTCGAGCGCGATGGGATTAATATTCTGTCCGACGTCAAAATCAGCTATCTCCAGGCAATTCTCGGCAGTAAGTTTGAAGTCGAGACAGTGGATGGCAAGGAAGTTGTGTCCATTCCCGCTGGGACTCAGCCCGGCACTGTGTTAACCCTTGAAGGCAAAGGCGTACCGCGCCTGGGGAATCCGGTCGCTCGAGGGAATCAACTGCTGACGATCGATATTGACATTCCCAAGAGCATCAGCAGTGAGGAAAGAGAACTGCTCGAAAAGCTCGCCGCCATTCGGGGTGACAAAATTGGCAAAGGTGGGATCGAAGGTTTCCTCGGTAAGGTATTTGGCTCATGA